A window of Haliscomenobacter hydrossis DSM 1100 contains these coding sequences:
- a CDS encoding septal ring lytic transglycosylase RlpA family protein yields the protein MKASTFIFTLVLSLNGLLLGAQEFGYASYYSDDYNGSETAYGEIYDRNKLTAAHKMHPMGTRLRVTRLDNKKSVIVRVNDRGPYLKGRIVELSHAAARQLKMLNEGQVEVKVEVIGQEAPITTIKEEPKTVPTSVPTSGGTGTTETAKPTPTVNTTSTVPPDTRTAPPVVVEKKPVVTEIPVKPSTKTQVDKTKLVRGDMGTSGLFKIAISHSDKKGFGVQVASVATYESMLDKVAELQGKWFDNILISMDGGKKFRVILGPFDTDGSARAYEANLKKKKIDGFVVNLAEMK from the coding sequence ATGAAAGCAAGTACATTTATATTCACCCTGGTCCTGTCACTCAACGGTTTGTTGCTGGGTGCACAAGAATTTGGATATGCCTCTTACTACTCAGATGACTACAACGGCAGTGAGACGGCATACGGAGAAATCTATGACCGTAACAAATTGACCGCTGCGCACAAAATGCATCCAATGGGCACAAGACTGCGCGTGACTCGTCTCGACAATAAAAAATCGGTCATCGTACGTGTTAACGATAGAGGCCCCTACCTGAAAGGCCGCATCGTGGAGCTGTCTCATGCCGCTGCTCGCCAATTGAAAATGCTCAACGAAGGTCAGGTTGAAGTGAAAGTAGAAGTGATAGGCCAGGAAGCACCTATCACTACCATTAAGGAAGAACCCAAAACAGTACCTACCTCCGTACCTACTAGTGGTGGCACCGGCACCACGGAAACAGCCAAACCTACCCCTACCGTGAATACTACCTCCACGGTACCCCCGGATACGCGCACTGCTCCGCCGGTGGTGGTGGAAAAAAAACCGGTGGTAACCGAAATACCCGTGAAACCAAGCACCAAAACTCAAGTGGATAAAACCAAATTGGTACGGGGTGATATGGGGACTTCGGGCTTGTTCAAAATTGCCATTTCTCATTCTGACAAAAAAGGCTTTGGGGTGCAGGTTGCCTCGGTAGCCACCTACGAAAGTATGTTGGATAAAGTGGCGGAATTGCAAGGCAAATGGTTCGACAATATCCTCATCAGTATGGATGGAGGTAAAAAGTTTCGGGTTATTTTGGGCCCATTTGATACCGATGGCAGCGCCCGTGCATATGAAGCCAATTTGAAAAAGAAAAAGATTGATGGCTTTGTAGTCAATCTGGCAGAGATGAAATAA
- the sppA gene encoding signal peptide peptidase SppA encodes MGQFFKMFFASCLGVLVALGVLILVGIGIIGAIASSAEKTEPVGPNSVLRLTFDQVMPEQTNNVEASSISDFKRSKVLGVHDVADAIRRAADDDNIKGILLEPEMASLNGFASARILRQAIADFKKKGKFVVAHGKIFMRGSYYLASVADEVYINPSGYVEINGFAVQQMFYKRMLDQLGIKMQIYYAGKFKGATEPYRLEKFSPENKLQYKEFLADFYDVFLEDLAKSRKMSSAQLRSVINQGVANTPEKAVEYGLFDKVLYRQELIVQLRKKLGLDADEDVKFVGISQYDEARPGKKNLSADNKIAVLYAEGTVLDGKGANGTIGDKRYVSAIEDILEDDKIKAIVLRVNSGGGSALASENIWYALSKAKEAGKPLIVSMGDYAASGGYYIACMADSIYAEPNTITGSIGVFRMVPSIEKMMANKLGITMDSVKTGPFALGLNVMQDMSEEEARRAQISTEEMYRLFIKRVADGRKMKPEAVNEIAQGRVWSGVDAKRIGLVDKLGDLNAAIKSAAKLGKIKDYRTVTYPSIKDPMQQLLEEFLGEGSDDEAKMGKIMQKEFPELVPAYEFYRQAKTSHGFQARLQVVVPF; translated from the coding sequence ATGGGACAATTTTTCAAAATGTTTTTTGCCTCCTGCTTGGGGGTATTGGTCGCATTGGGCGTATTGATTCTGGTGGGCATTGGAATTATTGGTGCAATCGCCAGCAGTGCAGAAAAAACCGAACCCGTAGGCCCCAATAGTGTCCTTCGCCTCACTTTTGATCAAGTGATGCCCGAACAAACCAATAATGTAGAGGCCAGCTCTATATCGGATTTTAAAAGGAGTAAGGTCTTGGGCGTACACGATGTTGCAGACGCCATCCGCCGTGCTGCCGATGACGACAACATCAAAGGGATTTTACTAGAACCTGAGATGGCGAGTTTGAATGGTTTTGCAAGCGCCAGGATCCTTCGCCAGGCCATCGCAGACTTTAAGAAAAAAGGAAAATTTGTGGTAGCGCATGGCAAAATTTTCATGCGCGGCAGTTATTACCTCGCCTCAGTAGCTGATGAAGTATACATTAATCCAAGCGGGTATGTTGAAATCAATGGCTTTGCGGTTCAGCAAATGTTTTATAAGCGGATGTTGGATCAGTTGGGCATAAAAATGCAGATCTATTACGCTGGAAAATTCAAAGGGGCAACAGAACCTTACCGTTTGGAGAAATTCAGCCCGGAAAACAAATTGCAATACAAGGAATTTTTAGCTGACTTCTACGATGTATTCCTCGAAGATCTGGCCAAATCCCGCAAAATGTCGAGCGCTCAACTGCGTAGTGTCATCAATCAAGGTGTAGCCAATACCCCCGAAAAGGCGGTGGAATATGGCTTGTTTGACAAGGTTTTGTACCGCCAGGAATTGATCGTTCAACTGCGTAAAAAGCTCGGATTGGATGCAGATGAAGATGTGAAGTTCGTTGGCATCAGTCAATACGACGAGGCCAGACCCGGCAAGAAGAACCTCAGTGCCGACAACAAAATTGCCGTTTTGTACGCCGAAGGTACTGTACTTGATGGCAAAGGAGCCAATGGAACGATTGGCGACAAACGTTATGTCAGTGCGATTGAGGACATTCTGGAAGACGATAAGATTAAAGCAATTGTACTGCGGGTCAACTCGGGTGGTGGCAGTGCGCTGGCTTCCGAAAACATCTGGTACGCCCTGAGCAAAGCCAAAGAAGCTGGAAAACCCTTGATTGTATCGATGGGTGATTACGCAGCCTCTGGCGGATATTACATTGCCTGTATGGCGGATTCCATCTATGCGGAGCCAAATACGATCACCGGTTCGATTGGGGTATTCAGAATGGTGCCCAGCATCGAAAAAATGATGGCCAATAAACTCGGCATTACCATGGATTCGGTCAAAACGGGACCTTTCGCCCTGGGTTTGAACGTGATGCAAGACATGTCGGAAGAAGAAGCCCGTCGGGCACAAATTTCTACCGAAGAAATGTACAGATTGTTCATCAAACGGGTGGCTGATGGCCGGAAAATGAAACCTGAAGCCGTCAATGAAATAGCCCAAGGTCGGGTATGGAGTGGCGTTGATGCCAAAAGAATTGGGCTGGTAGACAAATTGGGTGACCTGAATGCTGCCATTAAATCTGCGGCTAAGTTGGGCAAAATTAAAGACTACCGCACCGTCACTTATCCATCGATTAAAGACCCCATGCAGCAACTGCTGGAAGAGTTTTTAGGCGAAGGAAGTGATGATGAAGCCAAAATGGGAAAAATAATGCAGAAGGAGTTCCCGGAATTGGTACCGGCATATGAATTTTATCGGCAAGCCAAAACCTCTCATGGTTTCCAGGCGAGGTTGCAGGTGGTGGTGCCATTTTAA
- the ppk1 gene encoding polyphosphate kinase 1 → MTTIDLKPLKEFLETKDGLPYIHRDISWLSFNYRVLQEAMDSSVPLLDRLKFLAIYSSNLDEYFKVRMAYHRHLVRVSKSTKQELEYDPKSAIKEIRRIVNLQQEVFSKVFDQMIIPELKDQKIFLLRRLDLNDEQQIFVEAYFKDNMLPYVQPVLLHQKRIRPFLNNAALYLTLWLKPIENPNAPDEYALVKMPSDQLPRFIHLPTSAPGRQDMIMLDDIVRHSVSWMFPGYAIEDTYSIKLTRDAELYIDDEFSGDLLQKIRSSLTKRQVGSTSRFVYDRDMPLAMLDVLKEVFGLEKYDTLREGRYHNNFDFFKFPDFGLNHLKNPELPTLACKLLENEENDLFAKITEKDRLLNFPYQSYDAVIRFFEDAAKDPLVTHIKITQYRVAKKSQILQALMDAVENGKQVSIFIEVKARFDEEANLSWGEKLKKAGVHVHYSFPGVKVHAKLGLVRRMEKDGPALYSYLSTGNFHEDTAKVYSDFGFFTKDIRLTSEVARIFTFLETVKMPQQEFKHFMVGQFNLRSGIEKLIDYEIAQAKKGKPANIIIKINSIQDRPMVQKLYEASRAGVKIQMIVRGICSVVPGIKGYSENIKAISIVDRYLEHARVFIFHHGGEQKVYLSSADWMTRNLSFRVETAFPIYDPEVKRDILDYINIQLSDNVKARVLDKHLLNERNKVAGDFPCRSQIDTYYMVKRKMEESEK, encoded by the coding sequence GTGACCACAATAGATTTAAAACCACTCAAAGAATTTCTGGAAACCAAAGATGGTTTGCCTTATATCCATCGCGACATCAGTTGGCTCTCTTTCAATTATCGGGTACTGCAAGAAGCCATGGATTCCAGTGTACCCTTGCTGGATCGTTTGAAATTTCTAGCCATCTATTCGTCTAACCTGGACGAGTATTTCAAAGTGCGCATGGCTTATCATCGGCATTTGGTGCGGGTTAGCAAAAGCACCAAACAAGAGCTGGAATACGACCCCAAATCCGCCATAAAAGAAATCCGCCGCATCGTCAACCTGCAACAAGAAGTATTCAGTAAAGTTTTTGATCAAATGATCATCCCGGAGCTGAAAGACCAAAAAATCTTTTTATTGCGTCGTTTGGACCTCAATGATGAGCAACAAATTTTTGTAGAGGCCTATTTCAAGGACAACATGCTTCCTTATGTACAACCCGTACTGTTGCACCAAAAACGCATCCGGCCTTTTTTGAACAACGCGGCACTTTACCTTACCCTTTGGCTAAAACCCATCGAAAATCCCAATGCACCCGATGAATATGCGCTGGTAAAAATGCCTTCCGACCAATTGCCACGCTTCATTCATCTACCCACTTCAGCGCCTGGTCGGCAGGACATGATCATGCTGGACGACATTGTAAGGCACAGCGTATCCTGGATGTTTCCTGGTTATGCCATTGAGGATACGTATTCCATCAAACTGACCCGCGATGCTGAGCTGTACATTGACGATGAATTCTCGGGGGATTTGTTGCAGAAAATCCGCAGCAGCCTGACCAAACGACAAGTAGGGTCCACTTCCCGTTTTGTTTATGACCGCGATATGCCCCTGGCGATGCTCGATGTATTAAAAGAAGTATTCGGGCTCGAAAAATACGATACCCTGCGGGAAGGTCGCTACCACAACAATTTCGACTTTTTTAAATTCCCCGATTTTGGGCTGAATCATTTAAAGAACCCGGAACTGCCCACCTTGGCCTGCAAATTGCTAGAAAACGAAGAAAACGACCTTTTTGCAAAAATTACCGAAAAGGACCGATTGCTGAATTTCCCTTATCAGTCGTACGACGCCGTTATTCGCTTTTTTGAAGACGCGGCCAAAGATCCCTTGGTTACCCACATCAAAATCACTCAATACCGGGTAGCCAAAAAATCCCAGATCCTCCAGGCTTTGATGGATGCTGTTGAAAATGGCAAACAAGTTTCCATTTTTATTGAAGTGAAAGCTCGATTTGATGAAGAGGCCAATTTGAGCTGGGGCGAGAAATTAAAAAAAGCAGGTGTCCACGTGCATTACAGTTTCCCTGGCGTAAAAGTACACGCCAAATTGGGTCTGGTAAGACGCATGGAAAAAGATGGTCCTGCACTCTATTCCTATCTTTCTACGGGAAATTTTCATGAAGACACCGCTAAAGTGTACAGCGATTTTGGCTTTTTCACCAAAGATATTCGACTGACATCTGAAGTCGCGCGGATCTTTACTTTTCTGGAAACGGTTAAAATGCCCCAGCAAGAATTCAAACACTTTATGGTAGGCCAATTTAACCTGCGTTCCGGGATTGAAAAGCTAATCGATTACGAAATCGCTCAGGCCAAAAAAGGTAAACCCGCCAACATCATCATCAAAATCAACAGCATTCAGGATCGACCAATGGTGCAAAAACTGTACGAAGCCAGTCGGGCGGGCGTTAAAATCCAGATGATTGTTCGAGGAATTTGTTCAGTGGTACCGGGCATCAAAGGATATAGTGAAAACATCAAAGCGATCAGCATCGTAGATCGGTACCTGGAACACGCCCGGGTGTTTATTTTTCACCACGGTGGAGAGCAAAAAGTTTATCTTTCTTCAGCGGATTGGATGACCCGCAACCTGAGTTTTCGGGTGGAAACGGCTTTTCCCATCTACGATCCCGAAGTAAAACGCGATATTCTGGATTACATCAATATCCAACTCAGTGATAACGTAAAAGCGCGGGTATTGGATAAACATCTGCTGAATGAACGCAATAAAGTTGCCGGAGATTTCCCCTGCCGCTCGCAGATTGATACCTATTATATGGTGAAGCGGAAAATGGAGGAAAGTGAAAAGTGA
- the rimM gene encoding ribosome maturation factor RimM (Essential for efficient processing of 16S rRNA) yields MDKYIAIGRVSKTHGVDGAVKLKIKERYFDDFAEAEVLFVESAGKVVPYFIEEFRGGLDPIVKFEDLDNRELAQALGGKEIFMRESDLLPVAEEVGAGVEQYERFVHYSLIDQDLGDLGKIEEVIESPGQYLGILHYKGREVTVPLNPVFIQSVDHKGKKVLVDLPEGLLDL; encoded by the coding sequence ATGGATAAATACATTGCCATTGGCCGGGTCAGTAAAACCCACGGTGTAGATGGAGCCGTAAAACTGAAAATCAAGGAACGATACTTTGATGATTTTGCCGAAGCAGAGGTGCTATTTGTTGAATCGGCGGGGAAAGTTGTTCCTTATTTCATTGAAGAATTTCGGGGTGGGCTTGATCCAATCGTAAAATTCGAAGATCTGGACAATCGCGAGCTGGCCCAGGCGCTGGGCGGCAAAGAAATTTTCATGCGCGAAAGTGATTTACTGCCCGTAGCGGAGGAAGTTGGCGCTGGTGTAGAGCAATATGAGCGCTTTGTACATTATTCCCTGATCGACCAGGACTTGGGTGATTTGGGCAAAATTGAAGAAGTGATTGAATCTCCAGGGCAATACCTGGGCATTTTGCACTATAAAGGACGAGAAGTAACCGTTCCACTCAATCCTGTGTTCATTCAATCGGTAGACCACAAAGGGAAAAAAGTGTTGGTTGATTTGCCGGAAGGCTTGTTGGATTTGTGA
- the ilvC gene encoding ketol-acid reductoisomerase, producing the protein MAKLNFGGVEENVVTREEFPLEKALEVLKDETIAIIGYGVQGPGQALNLRDNGFNVIVGQRYPSKTWDKAIADGFVPGETLFSIEEAAERGTIIQYLLSDAAQIAIWPTLKKYLTPGKALYFSHGFGITYKERTGIIPSADIDVILAAPKGSGTSLRRLFLEGRGLNSSYAIHQDATGRAKERVVAMGIGIGSGYLFETTFQNEVYSDLTGERGTLMGAIQGIFAAQYDELRKRGHSPSEAFNETVEELTQSLMPLVAENGMDWMYANCSTTAQRGALDWWQKFRDATAPVFKELYDSVAAGEEAQRSIDSNSQSDYREKLEVELATLRDSEMWQAGKVVRGLRPEKN; encoded by the coding sequence ATGGCAAAGCTCAACTTTGGCGGCGTGGAAGAAAACGTGGTAACCCGCGAAGAGTTCCCGCTTGAAAAGGCTCTGGAAGTATTGAAAGATGAAACCATTGCCATCATTGGTTATGGTGTTCAAGGCCCTGGACAAGCGCTCAACCTGCGCGACAATGGTTTCAACGTGATTGTGGGTCAACGTTATCCCTCCAAAACCTGGGACAAAGCGATTGCCGATGGTTTTGTGCCTGGAGAAACCCTGTTCAGCATTGAAGAAGCGGCTGAACGTGGCACCATCATTCAGTACCTGCTGTCTGATGCTGCCCAAATCGCCATCTGGCCAACCCTGAAGAAATACCTGACGCCGGGTAAAGCGCTTTATTTCTCTCATGGTTTTGGGATTACGTACAAAGAACGTACGGGCATTATTCCTTCCGCTGACATCGACGTTATTTTGGCTGCGCCAAAAGGCTCCGGTACCAGCTTGCGCCGCTTGTTTCTGGAAGGCCGGGGCTTGAACTCCAGCTACGCCATCCATCAGGATGCTACAGGTCGTGCCAAAGAACGGGTGGTTGCCATGGGCATTGGCATTGGTTCGGGCTATTTGTTCGAAACAACTTTCCAAAACGAAGTATACTCCGACCTCACGGGCGAACGTGGCACCTTGATGGGCGCCATCCAGGGTATCTTTGCTGCTCAATACGACGAATTACGCAAGCGTGGCCACAGCCCATCCGAAGCATTCAATGAAACGGTTGAAGAATTGACCCAATCCCTGATGCCTCTGGTTGCCGAAAATGGCATGGACTGGATGTATGCCAACTGCTCCACTACAGCTCAACGTGGTGCTTTGGATTGGTGGCAGAAATTCCGCGATGCCACCGCACCCGTATTCAAAGAATTGTACGATAGTGTAGCTGCTGGTGAAGAAGCCCAGCGCTCAATCGATTCCAATAGCCAGAGCGATTACCGCGAAAAACTGGAAGTTGAACTTGCCACCCTGCGCGACAGCGAAATGTGGCAGGCAGGGAAGGTGGTGCGTGGCCTTCGTCCGGAGAAGAATTAA
- a CDS encoding glycosyltransferase family 2 protein, giving the protein MLSILIPIYNYDVRHLVGELHRQAEELNLTYEICLLDDASSLVFQQRNRELAQKTNVRYEELSQNIGRSAIRNRLVTIARYDYLLFMDCDSGVVMPHYLQTYLQHLQPNRLLYGGRTYLPKPPSDRNYLLHWHYGRQREQQDFASRQIEPYHSFMTNNFLIPSQVFASITFNEQIRTYGHEDTLFGMELAKKGVEILHLNNPLLHLGLETNLVFLQKTEMAVLNLARLHREKQPVHTRLSKIYHTLNKWGLTLPVGFLLRPMRSLFVAELTRRARPNLRYLDLYKLSFFIDAMRA; this is encoded by the coding sequence ATGCTTTCAATTTTAATTCCAATTTACAACTACGACGTCAGACACCTGGTTGGTGAATTACACCGACAAGCCGAGGAATTGAACCTGACGTACGAAATTTGTCTATTGGATGATGCTTCAAGCTTAGTTTTTCAACAACGGAATCGGGAATTGGCACAAAAGACCAATGTTCGGTACGAAGAACTGTCCCAAAACATTGGCCGATCAGCCATTCGCAATCGCCTGGTGACGATTGCCAGGTATGATTATCTCTTGTTTATGGATTGCGATTCGGGCGTAGTGATGCCCCATTATTTGCAAACCTACTTGCAACACCTACAACCCAATCGCCTTTTGTACGGTGGAAGAACCTACTTGCCCAAGCCACCCTCAGATCGTAATTACTTGTTGCACTGGCATTACGGCCGACAGCGTGAGCAACAAGACTTTGCCAGTAGGCAAATAGAACCTTATCATTCCTTCATGACCAACAATTTTTTGATTCCTAGTCAGGTTTTTGCGTCCATTACTTTTAATGAACAGATCCGTACATACGGCCATGAAGACACTTTGTTCGGAATGGAATTGGCCAAAAAAGGGGTAGAAATTTTGCATTTGAACAATCCCTTATTGCACCTGGGGCTGGAAACGAACCTGGTGTTTTTGCAAAAAACGGAAATGGCTGTATTGAATTTGGCCCGCTTGCACCGGGAGAAACAACCTGTGCATACCAGACTGTCCAAAATCTATCATACTTTAAACAAATGGGGGCTAACTTTACCTGTTGGTTTTTTGCTTAGGCCAATGCGCTCATTATTTGTTGCTGAACTAACCCGCCGAGCTCGTCCAAATTTGCGCTACCTCGATTTGTACAAATTAAGTTTTTTTATCGACGCCATGCGGGCTTAG
- a CDS encoding LysE family transporter, which produces MEPSLALVFFLSMLASIVGTLPFGPINLSVVDTTINRSWRAAFHFSIAAALIEIPQSFIAIRFNPTVQQLLQHNLWVKAFVVVFFVALGLVFFCRKPASPQSKRTKLKENDFLHGLLVSIANPQAVPFWIFILAFLKSAEYLDISDHPPLFFLCVFLAGVACGKLLTLLFYAFLSQLIVQRAAFVSQWMNKIIGAILIGIGLFQGMREVLAL; this is translated from the coding sequence ATGGAGCCTTCACTCGCTCTGGTTTTTTTTCTAAGTATGCTGGCTAGTATTGTTGGAACTTTGCCTTTTGGCCCCATCAACCTCTCCGTGGTCGATACAACCATCAACCGTAGCTGGCGCGCCGCGTTCCATTTTTCAATCGCAGCAGCACTCATCGAAATTCCACAATCCTTTATTGCCATTCGTTTTAATCCAACGGTGCAGCAATTGTTGCAGCACAACCTCTGGGTCAAAGCTTTTGTTGTTGTCTTTTTTGTGGCTTTGGGTCTGGTCTTTTTTTGCCGCAAACCAGCATCACCACAAAGCAAAAGAACCAAGCTCAAAGAGAACGATTTTTTGCATGGCCTCCTGGTCTCCATCGCCAATCCTCAGGCTGTTCCATTCTGGATTTTTATCCTGGCTTTTTTAAAATCGGCCGAATACCTGGATATTTCCGACCATCCGCCTTTGTTCTTTTTGTGTGTTTTTCTAGCTGGAGTGGCTTGTGGTAAATTGCTCACCTTATTGTTTTATGCTTTCCTGAGTCAATTGATCGTTCAACGTGCCGCTTTTGTGAGCCAATGGATGAACAAGATCATTGGAGCCATTTTAATCGGCATTGGCCTTTTTCAGGGAATGCGGGAAGTGCTGGCGCTTTAG
- the mnmA gene encoding tRNA 2-thiouridine(34) synthase MnmA, giving the protein MSKLGKVLVAMSGGIDSTVTAMLLHEEGYEVIGITMKTWDYANSGGSKKETGCCSLDSINDAREVAVSMGFHHFIIDIRDEFGDFVIDNFVEEYIAGRTPNPCVLCNTHIKWNALLKRANSLDCEFIATGHYAQVKDLNGRKYISKGADPHKDQSYVLWGLSQEALHRTQFPVGKFTKPEVRQIAFDAGYAELSKKSESYEICFVPDNDYRGFLKRRLPDLEEQVKGGNFVNTKGEVIGKHEGYPFYTVGQRKGLGMAFGQPMFVTEIQPETNTVILGELDELIRNSMSVYQVNSMKYERIPDGLEALTKVRYKDAGTMSQLSNTPDGKISVEFHANVNGIAPGQSAVFMEGDDVIGGGIIYKELPKYSS; this is encoded by the coding sequence ATGAGTAAACTGGGAAAAGTTTTAGTGGCCATGAGTGGTGGCATCGACAGTACCGTAACTGCCATGCTGCTCCATGAAGAAGGATATGAAGTGATTGGCATCACCATGAAAACCTGGGATTATGCCAACTCCGGAGGTTCCAAAAAAGAAACGGGCTGTTGCAGCCTGGACTCCATCAACGATGCCCGCGAAGTAGCGGTGAGCATGGGGTTTCACCATTTCATCATCGACATCCGGGATGAGTTTGGAGATTTTGTCATCGATAATTTTGTAGAAGAATACATTGCGGGTCGTACTCCCAACCCTTGTGTGCTCTGCAATACCCACATCAAATGGAATGCCCTGCTGAAACGCGCCAACTCGCTGGATTGTGAGTTCATTGCCACTGGTCATTATGCCCAGGTGAAGGATTTGAATGGCCGCAAATACATCAGCAAAGGTGCTGACCCCCACAAAGACCAGTCGTATGTGTTGTGGGGATTGAGCCAGGAGGCGCTCCACCGCACCCAATTTCCGGTGGGCAAATTCACCAAACCGGAAGTAAGACAAATTGCGTTCGATGCCGGGTATGCCGAGTTGTCGAAAAAATCGGAGAGCTACGAAATCTGTTTTGTGCCCGACAACGATTACCGGGGTTTTCTCAAACGCCGTTTACCCGATCTGGAAGAACAGGTCAAAGGGGGCAATTTTGTCAATACCAAAGGCGAGGTCATCGGCAAACACGAAGGTTATCCGTTTTACACCGTCGGCCAACGCAAAGGTTTGGGTATGGCCTTTGGCCAACCCATGTTTGTAACTGAAATCCAGCCGGAAACCAATACTGTCATCCTGGGAGAATTGGACGAGCTGATCCGCAACAGCATGAGTGTGTACCAGGTCAATTCCATGAAATACGAACGCATCCCCGATGGTTTGGAAGCACTCACGAAAGTGCGTTACAAAGACGCAGGAACCATGAGCCAGTTGAGCAATACCCCGGATGGAAAAATTTCCGTGGAATTTCATGCCAACGTCAATGGGATTGCACCCGGACAATCGGCGGTATTTATGGAAGGTGATGACGTGATTGGTGGTGGAATCATTTACAAAGAACTACCAAAGTACTCATCCTGA